A part of Streptomyces sp. NBC_01210 genomic DNA contains:
- a CDS encoding RecQ family ATP-dependent DNA helicase — MTNADRADLRASADSVLARLVSDTTGAARLRGDQWRAIEALVADKRRALVVQRTGWGKSAVYFVATSLLRERGSGPTVIVSPLLALMRNQVEAAARAGISARTINSSNTEEWDTVQAEVAAGEVDVLLVSPERLNNPDFRDQVLPKLAAATGLLVVDEAHCISDWGHDFRPDYRRLRTMLAELPAGVPVLATTATANARVTADVAEQLGTGAGTDALVLRGALDRESLSLSVLQLPDAANRLAWLADHLGELPGSGIIYTLTVAAAEEVTAYLRQCGHTVASYTGRTENADRQQAEEDLLANRVKALVATSALGMGFDKPDLGFVVHMGSPSSPIAYYQQVGRAGRGVEHAEVLLLPGKEDEAIWQYFASVAFPPEELVRRTLDVLAQAGRPLSLPALEPLVELRRTRLETMLKVLDVDGAVRRVKGGWTTTGQPWSYDAERYAWVARQRESEQQAMRDYATSTGCRMEFLRRQLDDEEAAPCGRCDNCSGARFSDKVSAAALDAARGELGRPGVDVEPRKMWPTGLAAVGVSLKGRIPEGEQSFPGRALGRLSDIGWGNRLRPMLAAQAPDGPVPDEVVKAVVTVLADWAKGPGGWASGAADAPPRPVGVVTIASRSRPQLVGSLGGRIAEVGRMPLLGSVEYVPEALEARISRTNSAQRVRALHEAFTVPPQLAETLAEADGPVLLVDDLSDSGWTLAVAARLLRRAGARGVFPLVLAIQT; from the coding sequence ATGACCAACGCAGACCGCGCAGATCTCAGGGCCTCGGCCGACTCCGTACTCGCCCGCCTCGTCTCGGACACGACGGGCGCGGCCCGGCTGCGCGGGGATCAGTGGCGGGCGATCGAGGCGCTCGTGGCGGACAAGCGCAGGGCTCTGGTCGTGCAGCGGACCGGGTGGGGCAAGTCTGCGGTGTATTTCGTCGCGACCTCGCTGCTGCGTGAGCGCGGCAGCGGACCGACCGTGATCGTCTCTCCCCTGCTCGCGCTCATGCGCAACCAGGTGGAGGCCGCGGCGCGGGCCGGTATCAGCGCCCGGACCATCAATTCCTCCAACACGGAGGAGTGGGACACGGTCCAGGCAGAGGTGGCCGCGGGCGAGGTGGATGTGCTGCTGGTCAGTCCCGAGCGGCTGAACAATCCCGATTTCCGTGACCAGGTGCTGCCCAAGCTGGCCGCCGCCACCGGTCTGCTGGTGGTGGACGAGGCGCACTGCATCTCCGACTGGGGCCATGACTTCCGGCCCGACTACCGACGGCTGCGCACTATGCTCGCGGAGCTGCCGGCCGGGGTCCCGGTGCTCGCCACCACCGCCACGGCCAATGCCCGTGTGACCGCGGACGTCGCCGAGCAGCTGGGTACGGGGGCGGGCACGGACGCCCTTGTACTGCGTGGCGCTCTGGACCGGGAGAGCCTCAGCCTGAGTGTGCTGCAGCTGCCCGATGCCGCGAACCGGCTGGCCTGGCTCGCCGATCATCTCGGCGAGCTGCCCGGCTCCGGGATCATCTACACGCTCACTGTCGCGGCTGCCGAGGAGGTCACGGCGTATCTGCGCCAGTGCGGGCACACCGTGGCCTCGTACACCGGCCGTACGGAGAACGCCGACCGGCAGCAGGCCGAGGAGGATCTGCTCGCCAACCGCGTCAAGGCCCTCGTCGCCACGTCCGCACTCGGGATGGGCTTCGACAAGCCCGATCTCGGTTTCGTCGTGCACATGGGTTCGCCCTCCTCCCCCATCGCCTACTACCAGCAGGTGGGCCGGGCGGGCCGTGGTGTGGAGCACGCGGAAGTACTGCTGCTGCCGGGCAAGGAGGACGAGGCGATCTGGCAGTACTTCGCCTCGGTCGCCTTCCCGCCGGAGGAGCTGGTGCGACGCACCCTCGATGTGCTGGCGCAGGCGGGCAGGCCGCTTTCGCTGCCCGCACTGGAGCCGCTGGTCGAACTGCGGCGCACCCGGCTGGAGACCATGCTCAAGGTCCTCGACGTCGACGGTGCGGTGCGCCGGGTGAAGGGCGGCTGGACAACCACGGGCCAGCCCTGGTCGTACGACGCCGAGCGGTATGCGTGGGTCGCCCGGCAGCGGGAGTCCGAGCAGCAGGCGATGCGTGACTACGCGACGTCGACCGGCTGCCGGATGGAGTTCCTGCGACGGCAGTTGGACGACGAGGAAGCGGCACCCTGCGGTCGCTGTGACAACTGCTCGGGGGCCCGGTTCAGTGACAAGGTGTCCGCGGCGGCTCTGGATGCCGCGCGCGGGGAGCTGGGCAGGCCGGGTGTGGATGTGGAGCCGCGCAAGATGTGGCCGACCGGGCTGGCGGCGGTGGGCGTCAGCCTCAAGGGCCGTATCCCCGAAGGGGAGCAGTCCTTCCCGGGACGTGCGCTGGGGCGGCTTTCCGACATCGGCTGGGGCAATCGGCTGCGGCCGATGCTCGCGGCGCAGGCTCCGGACGGTCCCGTGCCGGACGAGGTGGTGAAGGCCGTGGTGACCGTGCTCGCCGACTGGGCCAAGGGCCCTGGCGGCTGGGCGTCCGGCGCGGCGGACGCACCGCCTAGGCCGGTCGGTGTGGTCACCATCGCCTCCCGCAGCAGGCCTCAGCTGGTCGGATCCCTGGGCGGCCGGATCGCCGAGGTCGGCAGGATGCCGCTGCTGGGCTCTGTCGAGTACGTGCCCGAGGCGTTGGAGGCACGGATCTCGCGCACCAACAGCGCTCAGCGGGTGCGGGCGCTGCACGAGGCGTTCACGGTGCCTCCCCAGCTGGCTGAGACATTGGCCGAGGCCGACGGGCCGGTTCTGCTGGTGGACGACCTTTCGGACAGTGGCTGGACCCTCGCGGTGGCGGCGCGACTACTGCGCAGGGCAGGTGCGCGGGGGGTGTTTCCGCTGGTCCTTGCCATTCAGACGT
- a CDS encoding DUF4192 domain-containing protein: MNTHHEHTGPTDEQQITLRGPAELADALPYMMGFHPNDSIVLVALHGSRGRFGGRLRLGIPRSPREWSPVAEQLAECLIEGSERRGSRPDGIVVFLCQDPADGETSRSVMERLRPLAQRLRTACGTLEVPVYEALCISDGRYWSYCCPDVRCCPPEGSALALPGTSVMAAAAAYVGVQVRGSLREMEGRLAPWTTPAASDQEKALDTAGSALLPRILDGTGREQVAAETLALARRLMKRIAETPRDGGRAESDVADDRLIAHDEAAAVILGLQDRDTRDRAAEWMEGADAEPALRLWRALARRCVGPYSEHAAAPLTLAGWVAWSTGDEPGARVALGLALRVDPEYVFARLLHQACNEGLDPEALRSCLRTDRGTRASARTRRGARPHRSRPRQVRPATRKPTTGKKEHPSAGTRPGGTAAGNRSRARRRSGQRGTRSGR; encoded by the coding sequence ATGAACACGCACCACGAACACACCGGTCCGACCGACGAGCAGCAGATCACCCTGCGCGGCCCTGCCGAACTGGCCGACGCCCTGCCGTACATGATGGGCTTCCATCCGAACGATTCGATCGTGCTCGTCGCGCTGCACGGCAGCCGCGGCCGCTTCGGCGGGCGGCTGAGGCTCGGCATTCCACGCTCGCCGCGCGAATGGTCGCCCGTGGCCGAACAGCTCGCGGAGTGTCTGATCGAAGGCAGCGAACGTCGCGGTTCGCGCCCCGACGGCATTGTCGTCTTCCTCTGCCAGGATCCGGCGGACGGCGAGACGAGCCGCTCTGTGATGGAGCGGCTGCGCCCGCTCGCGCAACGGCTGCGCACCGCCTGCGGCACCCTTGAGGTGCCCGTCTACGAGGCTCTCTGTATCTCCGACGGCCGTTACTGGTCCTACTGCTGTCCCGACGTGCGCTGCTGCCCGCCCGAAGGCAGTGCGCTTGCCCTGCCCGGCACTTCGGTGATGGCCGCGGCCGCCGCCTACGTGGGGGTCCAAGTGCGTGGCTCCCTGCGGGAGATGGAGGGGCGGCTCGCGCCCTGGACGACCCCGGCTGCGTCCGACCAGGAGAAGGCGCTGGACACCGCGGGTTCCGCGCTGCTGCCCAGGATCCTGGACGGAACGGGGCGTGAGCAGGTCGCCGCGGAGACCCTCGCGCTGGCCCGCCGGCTGATGAAACGCATCGCGGAGACACCGCGGGATGGCGGCCGGGCCGAGTCGGATGTCGCGGACGACCGGCTCATCGCACATGACGAGGCGGCCGCTGTGATCCTGGGCCTGCAGGACCGGGACACCCGTGACCGGGCTGCGGAATGGATGGAAGGAGCCGACGCGGAACCGGCGCTACGCCTCTGGCGGGCGCTGGCCCGCCGATGCGTCGGCCCGTACTCCGAGCACGCGGCCGCGCCGCTCACCCTCGCCGGCTGGGTCGCCTGGTCCACCGGCGACGAACCCGGCGCGCGGGTCGCCCTCGGACTCGCCCTGCGCGTCGACCCCGAGTACGTCTTCGCCCGGCTTCTGCACCAGGCGTGCAATGAGGGCCTGGATCCGGAGGCGCTGCGCAGCTGTCTGCGCACGGACCGCGGCACACGGGCCTCCGCGAGGACCCGCCGGGGCGCGCGCCCGCACCGTTCGCGCCCGCGGCAGGTCCGGCCGGCGACTCGCAAGCCGACCACCGGCAAGAAGGAGCACCCGTCCGCCGGGACACGCCCCGGCGGTACGGCGGCGGGGAACCGCAGTCGCGCGCGCAGGCGCAGCGGGCAGCGCGGCACCAGAAGCGGGCGTTGA
- a CDS encoding NUDIX hydrolase, which translates to MSPYDPSAFPPFAVTVDLVVLTVRRHALCALVVRRGEPPFQGRWALPGGFVRGDEDLAAAAARELAEETGLCAHDPASPAPGNGAHLEQLATYGDPKRDPRMRVVSVAHLVLAPDLPAPRAGGDANSARWAPVEDLLGQENGFGREEEQPAALAFDHARILADGVERARSKIEYSSLATAFCPSEFTVGELRRVYEAVWGVALDPRNFHRKVTGTPGFLVPAGGTTTRQGGRPAQLFRAGGATVLNPPMLRPEV; encoded by the coding sequence ATGTCGCCCTACGACCCGTCGGCCTTTCCGCCCTTTGCTGTCACCGTCGACCTGGTCGTGCTCACTGTGCGCCGCCATGCGCTGTGCGCGCTGGTCGTACGCCGCGGAGAGCCGCCGTTTCAGGGCCGGTGGGCGCTGCCCGGCGGCTTCGTCAGGGGCGACGAGGATCTGGCCGCGGCCGCAGCACGCGAGCTCGCCGAGGAGACCGGGCTGTGCGCGCACGACCCCGCTTCCCCGGCACCTGGCAACGGCGCACATCTCGAGCAGCTGGCCACCTATGGCGACCCAAAGCGGGACCCTCGTATGCGGGTGGTCAGCGTCGCTCATCTGGTGCTGGCCCCGGACCTGCCCGCACCCCGCGCGGGCGGCGACGCGAATAGCGCCCGGTGGGCCCCTGTCGAGGATCTGCTGGGCCAGGAGAACGGCTTCGGCCGTGAGGAGGAGCAGCCCGCAGCGCTCGCCTTCGACCATGCGCGGATCCTGGCCGACGGGGTGGAGAGGGCGCGATCCAAGATCGAGTACTCCTCGCTGGCGACTGCCTTCTGCCCGTCGGAGTTCACCGTCGGCGAGCTGCGGCGGGTGTACGAAGCGGTCTGGGGCGTTGCTCTCGACCCCCGGAACTTCCATCGCAAGGTGACCGGCACCCCGGGCTTCCTGGTCCCGGCCGGCGGGACCACCACCCGGCAGGGCGGCCGCCCTGCCCAGCTCTTCCGGGCAGGCGGCGCCACCGTGCTCAACCCGCCGATGCTGCGCCCCGAAGTCTGA